From the genome of Halobacteriovorax marinus SJ:
TTGTCACGTAAATAATAGGTTTCACTTAGTAAGTACTTGAAATTCTAAAAAGGTTCTCCATAGCAAGCTGTGAAAGTGCCTTGGAGAAGAAGGAAAATAGGGTATTTGGTATACCAGTGTGGTTGCCTTGCCAATGGGCGGTTGTGTAGAAGAGGCATCTCTTCTTGTAATCAACGGCAGTGATTTTACCTTTTAAATTGATGAGAAAGCCCTTATCAAAAATAAAATCATAGCTTCCCGCTTTCTTTATTCGAGGAATTTTAAAATCTAGAATCATATTAAAGGGCATGAGCGCTGAGGAGAGTTTAAAGTGAACTCTCTCATTTTCTTCGTTGTAAGAACTAGATTTAATATAGCCTATATGGTCTTTGTATGACTCATAGTGTGAGAGTTTTTTTAGTGCAAAGCGACAGCTTTTCTTATGAAGTCCTGCAATATAGAAGTCGAGAATTTGTTTTTTTTGACCCTTGTCTCCACTGCTTCTGACTTCGGACTTTGTGTGAATCTCACCAGATAATATTTTTTTCCAGACTGATTCACCAACCGATTTTTCGATAGTTAAACTATCAATGACGCTTGCTGACGGGGGGATTGACTTGGCGTGGGTCACTGAAATAAGGGCTAATATAGTGAAAATATATTGTTTTATGTAACGCATTGTACCTTTTCTTGAATAATATGGCCTATTACTCTCAATATTATATCAAAATAAAAAAACCTAAATAATAGGGAAAATGACGCATGAGTAAGAGCATTGAAGCTGTAAAAAGAAAGGGTAAGGCCAAGGAAGCGACGATCGAAAGCAAGGATCAGAGATGGCACTGTCGAAATAGAATTACCTTAGTTTTTGGTTCAAATGATGTAGAAGAGCTAGAAACTTACACATATGAAGATGGAAAGTTGAACTTTAAAACGGTGGACTTCCATCAGGCCAAAAGTAAGGCCATAGAAGAGATTCTCGATAATTGTATTGATGAATATTACCGTGGTCACGTTACAGAGATTCACTGCGAACTCTCTGAGGACGGAAAGAGCGTAATGGTTGAGGATAATGGTATTGGTTTTCCAATAGAGAAAGTTCCTCAAGTTTATAGTGAATTTAGAACAGGTTCTAAATTTAAAGACGAGGAAACGGACGAAAAAGGTTTCCTCCACAGAACTCTTGGACAAAACGGTCTTGGTGCTGCGGCCACATGTCTTACTAGTGATGAGTTTAAAGTAAGAGTAAGGCACTATAACTCTAAAAAAGAACAAACTTATACATTTATTGATGGGGCCCTTAAGGTTAAGAAGACGAAACCAAAGCCATTTAAAGGTCACTCTGGGGTAAGAGTTGAACTTAAGCTGTCTAAAGAAGTTTATAAGAACGATGTTGTTGATGAAGAGTTACTTAGAAAGAGAATTATTGACCTCGCCTATAATAATCCAGGCCTGACATTCTATTTTAATAAGGAAAAGTATCACTATAAGAAAGGGCTATTAGAGCTTGCACAAAGAGTTGATCCCGATACTGCACAGGAGTTTGGTGCATCCGCATATATTTATGAAGCGAAGAATACCAAAGGGAAAAAAGTAAAAGGGAAGATTGATCTCTCTGTTGCTTTAAATCTTTCAAAAAAGTCTGAAGAAAGAGAGAAGTTTATCTCATTTGTAAACTCTACTCCAACATTCGATGGTGGTTTTCACCACGATAGAGTGAGAAGACTTTTTGTGAATTCAATTAAAGACAAGCTCGCTAGAAATGCTAAGAAAGAAAAGTTAACACTTGTTGATAATGATATTCTTACTGGGATTACATTCACTATTGGTGTGACAATGCCAAACCCTAGATTTGAATCTCAGACTAAGAGAAAACTCGTTCGCGATACGCATCTTGAAAAAGGTATCGAAGAGTTGATGAATAAGAATATCGATAAATTTCTTAGAAAAAATAAAGAATACTTAGAAGTAGTGATGGAGAGAGCTAAGTCTAGAAATAGATTCCAAGAGCTCAAAGATGCTTCTAAGAAGGCGAGAAAGCAGAAGAAGCAAAGAGTTGAAAAACTCCTTGATGCCAACGAGAGAAAAAAGCGTGAGTTATGTACGCTATTTATCTGTGAGGGTGACTCGGCAATCGGTGGTCTGCGTTCAGCACGAGATAAGCTATATCAAGGCGGGATCGCTCTAAAAGGTAAGCCAATGAATGTGGCCCAAGCAGCGATTTCTGATATTCTAAATAATCAAGAATTCTCAGACATTATGGCCTCAATTGGTCTTATTATTGGAGTTGAGGCGGATGTTTCAAAACTTCGTTATTCAAAAGTAGTTTTCCTAGCGGACTCGGATGTTGACGGTGGTCACATCAATACTTTACTCACAAATTTCTTCTACCAATTTTGGCCAGAGCTCTTTGATCAGGAAGCAATCTGTATCGCTAAGGCACCACTATTTGAGGTGATCACTGACAAAGGGACTAAGTATATTGAAACTCCTGATGAGCTAGAAACATTTAGAGAGACTACAAAGCTTAAGATAAAAGAGATTCAACGAAATAAAGGGCTAGGGGAAATGTCTCCAGAAGCTTGGAAGCATGTACTTTCTAGAGAGTCATTTACTATTATCTCTGCTTCAGATGTGAGTAGAGCAAAGGAAATGCTAAATGTTTGCTTTGGTAAAGATACGTCTCTTAGAAAAGAGTTATTAATGGATGAGGACTCATCGTCTTCGACAAGTGTATCTGTTTCAAGCACAACAACATCTTCGGCGAAAAAGAAGGCGAGTAAGGCCCCAGCTAAGAAGGCCAAGGCCGCGACTAAGAAGAAAGCCAAAGTGACTAAGAAGAAGGCCACTACGACTGGTAAAAAGAAAGCAAAAAAGAAAACAACAACTTCTTCTAAAAAGAAGAAATAAGGAATTTTTAAAACATGGAAGAAACATATCTACATTCAATGGAGAGTATTCCCCTAGAGGATATCGTTAGAGAGGAGTATAGGACATATCAGATTTATACTCTGATGGATCGTGCAATCCCATATCTAAAGGATGGACTTAAGCCAGGGCAAAGAAGAATTCTCTTCACTCTGTGGAAGAATCAATCTAAGGGACTTATGAAAGTCTCTTCTGCAACTGGATTAGTGTTAACTCTTCACCCACATGGTCCGGCTTCTGTAGAGTCTGCAATTGTTAATATGGCCCAGGACTATACTTTCTCAAATAACTATCCGCTAATTGATAAGAAGGGATACTTTGGTGAAAGGATGGAAACATCTCCTGCCGCTTCTAGGTATATCGAATGTAAGTTAGGGAAAATCTCTCAAATTCTACTCTTCGATGATATGGACCAAGTTGAAATGGTGCCTAACTACGATGAAAAAGTTATGGAGCCAGTAAATCTCTTACCTAAGTTACCACTGATGCTCTTAAATGGAGCAGAAGGTATTGGGACAGGTTTCTCATCTGTTATTCCAAGTTTTAGTCATAAGGAAGTGATTAACTCTATGATTAGTTTCCTAGAGTCTGGGAAGGCCAAGAAGTTAAAACCGTTTAGTAATGGCTTTAATCTTCCAATTGAAAGAGATCAGCGTGGGCGCTTAATCTTCAATATGGGCTTTGAAGAAGTTGATGGGAAAATTTATATCAATGAATTGCCTCGTGGCTATGATGCTCAAAAAATCTATAAGTATCTAACTAAGTATATTGAAGCAGACTTTATTAAAGACTTTGTTGATTCAACTGTTGATAATGATGTTCGCATTGAATTAATTTTCAAAAGAGGTGCTGAAAAGTCCTTGGAAGAAGTCGAAAAGGAAATGGGAACTGCATCGACACAAGTACCAAACTATACTTTAATCTCTGAGCGCGGTGTTCGAATTTTTGATAAGCCTGAAGAGATTATTGAAATTTTCTCTGGTCAGCGATTAGCTGTTGTTAAGAGAAGATATGAACTACGTTGTCAGGGACTTAAAGATAAGATTCAGCAAAATAATGAAATTATAAAGTTCATTAAAAAGAAAGAATACGAAGTCGCAACTAAGTCTAAGAATAGAAAGTCATTCGTAGAATATCTAACTAAGAAGAAGTTTGTTTATAGTGACTACCTCGCAGATATGCCTATTTATAGGATGACAAAAGAGGAAGTGGCCAAGCGTGCTTTAATGGTTAAGGATGATACTAAACTCTTGGCCGAGTATACTAAAATTGCTAAATCAGATAAGCTCATTAAAAAGAAATTAATTGAAGAGCTCAAAGATGTTGGTGATCAATTGACTGCTTGGCTTAAGGGAAAAGATAAAGAAAGAGCAGAGTTAAGAAAGAAAATTGAAAAGAAAACTGCTAAGAAAAAAGCTGTAAAAAAGAAGAAGAAATAAAAAAAGGAGCTCTAGGGCTCCTTTTTTATTTTTGTTTACTCACGAACTCTTGGAATACTTTCTCAGCTTCCTCATCGCTCATATTAGTTGCAATGGCACCGAGCTCTAGTAAGTAGAGTTTTCGAACTTCATCTTTACTGAGTTCTGGAAAATCTCTATCCAGAATAAATAATAAGTGGTCTTCGGCTTTTTGAATAATGTCTGAGAGTTCTCCGCCATCTCTTTTTCTTAGAAAGAAGAGAACGAAAATATAGGGCATTTCTCTAACTCTCTCTAACACAAATTTCATTCTATTGACGATACCAAGTCTTTGGCTTTGATCAGTATTGAACATTACTTCGGAAACATATTTAAAAGCTTCCTCTAGAATTGTTTCTTTCTCTTTACCAAAGTAATAGTAGATTAGGGATCTCGTCACATCAGCTTCTCTTGAAATATCAGAGAGAGACCATTTGAGATTTCCTTTGGCAACCTCTAGATGGAGAACGGCATGGCAGATTTTGTGATACACTTCTTCTTTTGAACTCGTCATGAGAGAAATTCTAGCACGGCCAAATAGGGGAAATGGCAAAAAATTCCCCATCTATTTTGTCGAGAATAGCTCTATCACTAAATAAAATAAAAAATGCGTATCTAGTTAATATTTTTATAGTAATCATTTCAGTTCTTTGTTAACCTATTAATATATATGGATTTTGAGTATTAGACTTTAATTCACGGAGGAAGTATGAGTCTTACTAAAGCCGACATTGTTGAGCGTGTTTACAAAGAAGCCGGATTTTCCAAGAAGGAAGCTGCCGATTTAGTTGATCTTGTTTTTAAGGTCATTAAAGATACGTTAGCGAGAGGCGAAAAAGTTAAGATTTCTGGATTCGGAAATTTTTCAATTAGAGACAAGGCGACGAGAGTAGGTCGTAACCCTCAGACGGGAAGTGCCATGGAGATCTCTGCAAGACGTGTTCTAACTTTTAAGCCTTCACAGGTATTAAAAGAAGACGTTACTGCTAGATTCGCGCACAGACTTGATGATAAAGGTAACGAGGATACATCTCTTCCTGCAAAGGAAGGTTCATCAAGAGCTCTCAGTTCGTTCATGAATAATACTGAGGAAGTCGGTGCTGACGACCTCGATTTTGATTAGACTCTAGCTCGTAACGGAGCTTGAGTCCCTTTAAGGGGAGACTATGAGCAACCAGATCGAAATACCAAATAAATCACACTTTAAATTAAATGAAGTGTGTTCTTTAACAGGTGTTAAGCCTTACGTTTTAAGATTTTGGGAAAGCGAATTTGACCATATCTCTCCAATTCTATCTTCTTCTGGTCAGAAGTTATTTGAACACAAAGATATTGAGGCAATTGCCCTTATTAAGAAATTACTCTTTGAAGATAAAATGAATATTGAGCAGGCAAGGGCCGAGCTTGATCTTAGATTATTATCTTCTGATAGTGAGATTATTGTAGCGGATGAGACTGAAGAGACTTCTAAAGTAATGGAGAAGTTTACAAGAAGTCTTTCTGATTCAGATATTCAGAAATTAGTAATGGCGAAGGCAAAACTAAACTCTTTGATTTCATCTGTTGATTCTATTAAGCAGAGAAATAACTGGCAC
Proteins encoded in this window:
- a CDS encoding integration host factor subunit alpha; its protein translation is MSLTKADIVERVYKEAGFSKKEAADLVDLVFKVIKDTLARGEKVKISGFGNFSIRDKATRVGRNPQTGSAMEISARRVLTFKPSQVLKEDVTARFAHRLDDKGNEDTSLPAKEGSSRALSSFMNNTEEVGADDLDFD
- a CDS encoding DNA gyrase subunit A; translation: MEETYLHSMESIPLEDIVREEYRTYQIYTLMDRAIPYLKDGLKPGQRRILFTLWKNQSKGLMKVSSATGLVLTLHPHGPASVESAIVNMAQDYTFSNNYPLIDKKGYFGERMETSPAASRYIECKLGKISQILLFDDMDQVEMVPNYDEKVMEPVNLLPKLPLMLLNGAEGIGTGFSSVIPSFSHKEVINSMISFLESGKAKKLKPFSNGFNLPIERDQRGRLIFNMGFEEVDGKIYINELPRGYDAQKIYKYLTKYIEADFIKDFVDSTVDNDVRIELIFKRGAEKSLEEVEKEMGTASTQVPNYTLISERGVRIFDKPEEIIEIFSGQRLAVVKRRYELRCQGLKDKIQQNNEIIKFIKKKEYEVATKSKNRKSFVEYLTKKKFVYSDYLADMPIYRMTKEEVAKRALMVKDDTKLLAEYTKIAKSDKLIKKKLIEELKDVGDQLTAWLKGKDKERAELRKKIEKKTAKKKAVKKKKK
- a CDS encoding toprim domain-containing protein, with the translated sequence MSKSIEAVKRKGKAKEATIESKDQRWHCRNRITLVFGSNDVEELETYTYEDGKLNFKTVDFHQAKSKAIEEILDNCIDEYYRGHVTEIHCELSEDGKSVMVEDNGIGFPIEKVPQVYSEFRTGSKFKDEETDEKGFLHRTLGQNGLGAAATCLTSDEFKVRVRHYNSKKEQTYTFIDGALKVKKTKPKPFKGHSGVRVELKLSKEVYKNDVVDEELLRKRIIDLAYNNPGLTFYFNKEKYHYKKGLLELAQRVDPDTAQEFGASAYIYEAKNTKGKKVKGKIDLSVALNLSKKSEEREKFISFVNSTPTFDGGFHHDRVRRLFVNSIKDKLARNAKKEKLTLVDNDILTGITFTIGVTMPNPRFESQTKRKLVRDTHLEKGIEELMNKNIDKFLRKNKEYLEVVMERAKSRNRFQELKDASKKARKQKKQRVEKLLDANERKKRELCTLFICEGDSAIGGLRSARDKLYQGGIALKGKPMNVAQAAISDILNNQEFSDIMASIGLIIGVEADVSKLRYSKVVFLADSDVDGGHINTLLTNFFYQFWPELFDQEAICIAKAPLFEVITDKGTKYIETPDELETFRETTKLKIKEIQRNKGLGEMSPEAWKHVLSRESFTIISASDVSRAKEMLNVCFGKDTSLRKELLMDEDSSSSTSVSVSSTTTSSAKKKASKAPAKKAKAATKKKAKVTKKKATTTGKKKAKKKTTTSSKKKK
- a CDS encoding MerR family transcriptional regulator, which gives rise to MSNQIEIPNKSHFKLNEVCSLTGVKPYVLRFWESEFDHISPILSSSGQKLFEHKDIEAIALIKKLLFEDKMNIEQARAELDLRLLSSDSEIIVADETEETSKVMEKFTRSLSDSDIQKLVMAKAKLNSLISSVDSIKQRNNWH
- a CDS encoding TetR/AcrR family transcriptional regulator, producing MTSSKEEVYHKICHAVLHLEVAKGNLKWSLSDISREADVTRSLIYYYFGKEKETILEEAFKYVSEVMFNTDQSQRLGIVNRMKFVLERVREMPYIFVLFFLRKRDGGELSDIIQKAEDHLLFILDRDFPELSKDEVRKLYLLELGAIATNMSDEEAEKVFQEFVSKQK